CGGCCGGGCCGATGGGGTCGGAGGAATCCACGAAAATCACGTCAAAAGCCGCCGAATGGCGTTTGACGAATTCAGCTCCATCGTCAAAGTGGAGAGAAACCCGGGGATCGTTGAAACTAAAGGCCAGTCCGGGAAAGTGTTTGCGGCAGACTTCAACCACCATTGGGTCGATTTCACAGAGATGGGCGCTCTGAACCAGGGGATGGCGCAGTACCTCCCGCAAGGTCCCGCCGTCGCCGCCACCGACCACCAGTATATCCCTGGGGGATGGGTGGGTAACAAGGGCCACGTGGGCGATCATTTCATGGTAATGGGCTTCGTCGAATTCCGTCAGCATGATGACGCCGTCGTGGACCAACATGCGCCCGAACGCATCCGTTTCGTATACCCTGATTTCCTGGAAATCCGAGCGTACTTTTTCGAGCAGCTTGCGGGTGCGGATGCGCAAAGCGCGCCCCTTATCGATGTCCAGTTGCTCTTCAAACCAGTTGGTCATGGCCGGCCTCCCGTGGTAAATGAAACCGGGCGCCCCGCAACCGCGGGGCGCCCGGGAAGTTATTTTCTGATGACCACG
This window of the Candidatus Aminicenantes bacterium genome carries:
- a CDS encoding polyamine aminopropyltransferase; amino-acid sequence: MTNWFEEQLDIDKGRALRIRTRKLLEKVRSDFQEIRVYETDAFGRMLVHDGVIMLTEFDEAHYHEMIAHVALVTHPSPRDILVVGGGDGGTLREVLRHPLVQSAHLCEIDPMVVEVCRKHFPGLAFSFNDPRVSLHFDDGAEFVKRHSAAFDVIFVDSSDPIGPAEVLFEKEFYHSMRSALKPGGIVITQSESFMYHAELIEKIAAFCRTIFPLYRYYYALVPTYPSGLIGFSFCSLGPDPLNDINPERIAALGRMRYYSAEIHRSAFTLPARAEEIFKD